One segment of Rosa chinensis cultivar Old Blush chromosome 6, RchiOBHm-V2, whole genome shotgun sequence DNA contains the following:
- the LOC112170103 gene encoding transcription factor VIP1: MDSNSNNNSHSFSSSTDIEQMPETPHRGGSYHRRAHSDFSSFRLPNFDDLLLFDPSDLDLSSFPSPSPVPPPRGTTNSNSNSNSAAAAVPMPIDSDDSSASRPRPSSSSGPSAAAAHFRSLSVDSDFFDGLALAGDAGGKEVVGGKRAGGGHHRHSNSMDGSFDSELSLDGLKKSITPDKLAELSLIDPKRAKRILANRQSAARSKERKVRYANELERKVQTLQTEATTLSAQVTLLQRDTTAITAENKELKIRLQSMEQQAQLRDALNEKLKEEVERLKIETSQIPHGSGNPFYRGLPPQYAPPQSALHNQLGGSQSQHQHQHQQLHMLHNQNVNGQPHPSFMDFNQRA; encoded by the exons ATGGATTccaacagcaacaacaacagcCACAGCTTCAGCTCCTCAACCGACATTGAGCAGATGCCGGAGACCCCCCACCGCGGTGGGTCCTACCACCGCCGCGCCCACTCCGACTTCTCCTCCTTCCGCCTCCCCAACTTCGACGACCTCCTCCTCTTCGACCCTTCCGACCTCGACCTCTCCTCCTTCCCCTCCCCCTCTCCCGTCCCCCCGCCACGTGGCACCACcaactccaactccaactccaactccGCCGCCGCAGCCGTCCCCATGCCGATCGACTCCGACGACTCCTCCGCCTCCCGACCCAGGCCCAGCTCCTCCTCCGGCCCCAGCGCCGCGGCCGCGCATTTCCGCAGCCTCTCCGTCGACTCCGACTTCTTCGACGGCCTCGCGCTCGCCGGAGACGCCGGCGGGAAGGAGGTCGTTGGGGGTAAGAGGGCCGGCGGCGGCCACCACAGGCACAGCAACTCCATGGACGGCTCCTTTGATTCTGAGCTCTCTCTCGATGGGCTCAAGAAGTCCATAACTCCTGATAAGCTGGCTGAGCTCTCTCTGATTGACCCTAAGAGAGCTAAAAG GATCTTAGCTAATAGACAATCCGCTGCGAGGTCCAAGGAGAGGAAAGTGAGATATGCAAATGAGCTGGAGAGGAAGGTGCAGACGCTTCAGACAGAGGCAACCACCCTATCGGCACAGGTCACACTGTTACAG AGAGACACTACTGCAATAACTGCTGAAAATAAGGAGCTCAAAATTCGGCTACAGTCTATGGAGCAACAAGCACAGCTGAGAGATG CCTTgaatgaaaaattaaaggagGAAGTGGAGCGGCTTAAGATTGAAACCAGCCAAATCCCCCATGGGAGTGGAAACCCTTTCTACAGAGGGCTCCCCCCTCAATATGCGCCGCCCCAGTCTGCCTTGCATAATCAGCTGGGTGGTAGCCAGAGCCAGCACCAGCACCAGCACCAGCAGCTTCACATGCTTCACAACCAGAACGTCAACGGGCAGCCTCACCCGAGTTTCATGGACTTCAACCAGAGGGCGTAG